The Lentisphaera araneosa HTCC2155 genome has a window encoding:
- a CDS encoding glutathione S-transferase family protein, with protein sequence MKLYHTQIAPNARRARIFIAEKGLLENLELITVKLGDGEHKSADFLAKNPYATVPVLELDDGSFITESHSISRYFESLSSGIKLFGETAKEQATIDMWQRRAELGVLFSTGQYFHHATQGIGDDRYRNNEWGLHQQSQLLLHLAIMEKQLQHNPFLAGEIYSIADITLLCSLDFALHLNLLTLNDYPKLSRWHQEVSQRPSSAA encoded by the coding sequence ATGAAACTTTATCACACACAAATTGCCCCCAACGCTCGTCGTGCCAGAATTTTTATTGCCGAAAAAGGTCTCCTCGAAAATCTCGAACTCATTACGGTGAAATTGGGTGACGGCGAACATAAATCAGCTGATTTTTTAGCAAAAAACCCCTATGCTACTGTTCCTGTTCTAGAACTTGATGACGGGAGTTTTATCACTGAATCGCATTCAATTTCCCGCTATTTTGAAAGTTTAAGCTCAGGCATAAAACTATTTGGAGAAACTGCAAAAGAGCAAGCGACCATTGATATGTGGCAACGCCGCGCTGAATTGGGGGTTTTATTCTCCACTGGCCAATATTTTCATCATGCCACCCAAGGCATTGGGGACGATCGTTACCGTAACAACGAGTGGGGGCTTCATCAGCAAAGTCAACTACTCCTGCATTTAGCGATCATGGAGAAACAGTTACAGCATAATCCCTTCTTAGCTGGAGAAATCTATTCCATTGCAGACATCACCCTACTTTGCTCTTTAGACTTTGCACTTCATTTAAACTTGCTCACTCTCAATGACTACCCCAAGCTTTCTCGTTGGCATCAAGAAGTCAGTCAACGCCCATCGAGCGCCGCATAA
- a CDS encoding TetR/AcrR family transcriptional regulator yields MSKKEEIILEACRALQEGGVNGFSFRDLADTVGVKSSSVHYYFKNKNDLFIAVLEAFTEEFTQNLQSILDESSSLQDVIDGIIDQFIEIAQEQKFCVCGMLAIDQKHLSEEMISRVNETFCALRKWLSEVIAQYPQEKFSNEELSSIFISALEGALMMDRLSKTTESLESLRSFMHRLV; encoded by the coding sequence ATGAGCAAAAAAGAAGAAATTATTTTAGAGGCATGCCGAGCCTTGCAAGAAGGTGGAGTTAATGGCTTTAGCTTTCGTGACTTAGCCGACACAGTTGGAGTCAAGTCCTCCAGTGTGCATTATTATTTCAAAAATAAAAATGATTTATTTATTGCGGTTTTAGAAGCTTTTACAGAAGAGTTTACTCAAAATTTACAGTCAATTCTAGATGAAAGTTCGAGTCTACAAGATGTCATTGATGGAATCATTGATCAATTTATTGAAATTGCTCAAGAGCAGAAATTTTGTGTTTGTGGGATGTTGGCGATAGATCAAAAGCATTTGAGTGAAGAAATGATAAGTCGAGTGAATGAGACTTTTTGCGCTTTACGCAAATGGCTAAGCGAAGTAATCGCTCAGTATCCTCAGGAGAAGTTTTCGAACGAAGAGCTCTCTTCTATATTTATTAGTGCCTTAGAGGGTGCTTTAATGATGGACCGTCTCAGTAAAACGACGGAGTCACTAGAAAGCCTACGAAGCTTTATGCACCGCTTGGTATAA
- a CDS encoding tyrosine-type recombinase/integrase — protein MKSKFDHFYNLMKSALFLQGKAHRTRDSYLRALRRINKMLTLELDEITEEDLKKYFLKLLRTYAVPTVKSDRCGLAFFYKYVLSREFNWGKIIRIQTVHKLPSVLTQKEIAHVLSYVKRWRHRVCLTAIYSMGLRVSEALKMRPSDICVERKILHIRNSKGCRDRLVPLPDLSLQMINDFWLSHRSPNYIFPQIRDKSNMVNIDKHMYIGAVQGAFRMAVLESGIMKRVSVHNLRHSYATHMMEKGVPIMAIQEILGHRDIKTTMIYARLTELIYENRHDQIRKLMSPLEFLNNSSNESLHISSYSLEEINSLCLQKLSINNENSHKM, from the coding sequence ATGAAAAGCAAATTTGATCACTTCTACAATTTAATGAAAAGCGCCTTGTTTTTACAAGGTAAAGCTCACAGGACAAGAGATTCCTACCTACGAGCTTTACGCCGAATCAATAAAATGCTTACTTTGGAATTAGATGAGATCACAGAAGAAGATCTTAAAAAATATTTTTTGAAGCTTTTGAGAACGTATGCGGTACCAACCGTAAAGAGTGATCGTTGTGGCTTAGCATTTTTTTATAAATATGTGCTCTCTCGAGAATTTAACTGGGGCAAGATTATACGAATTCAGACCGTTCATAAATTACCAAGTGTTTTGACACAAAAAGAAATCGCCCACGTGTTGAGTTACGTGAAACGGTGGCGCCATCGTGTCTGCTTGACGGCAATATATAGTATGGGGCTTCGGGTTAGTGAGGCATTAAAAATGAGGCCTAGTGATATTTGCGTTGAGCGCAAAATTCTTCATATTCGTAATAGTAAAGGTTGCCGGGATCGCTTGGTACCTTTGCCGGACTTAAGTTTGCAGATGATAAATGATTTTTGGCTCAGCCATCGAAGCCCCAATTATATTTTTCCTCAGATTAGGGATAAATCTAATATGGTTAATATAGATAAGCACATGTATATCGGCGCAGTTCAGGGAGCTTTTCGTATGGCGGTTTTGGAGAGTGGAATCATGAAGCGCGTAAGTGTGCATAATTTGAGGCATAGCTATGCGACTCATATGATGGAGAAAGGCGTTCCGATCATGGCCATACAAGAAATACTTGGGCATCGGGATATTAAGACGACGATGATCTATGCGCGGCTAACGGAATTAATCTATGAAAATAGACATGATCAAATTCGCAAGTTGATGTCGCCTTTGGAGTTTTTAAATAATTCATCAAATGAATCCTTGCATATATCATCTTATAGCTTGGAGGAAATTAATAGCTTATGTTTACAAAAGCTGAGCATAAATAATGAAAATAGTCACAAGATGTGA
- a CDS encoding sulfatase, with translation MKKLIVLFLLINCAVYAKPMNFVFILADDLGIKDIGAEGSIFHETPNLDALAKSSARFTDGYSTCQVCSPSRASIMLGQFPATHGITEYIGAPSGLRWKRNTKVMPAEYVRALPAEDMTIAEAMKTAGYKTFFTGKWHLGGEGSYPEDHGFDINVGGYERGGPYGNGKEAGFFSPYGNPKMKDGPDGESLSVRLGMETAKFIEANKDEKFFAFMSFYAVHAPIQTTRSLWEKYRAKAEKMGLVENDKRFIFDRTQAVRQVQDNPVYAGMMESMDEGVGVVLKKLKELGLDKNTVVIFTSDNGGVSSGDAYATACLPLRGGKGRQWEGGIRQPFYIHVPGIADEEKFIGVPATGADFYPTILDLAGLELKPAQHVDGLSLKAAMQGKEMPKRDLFWHYPHYGNQGGEPSSIIRSGQWKLIHYYEDGRKELYKISDDIGEQNDLASSHPEKAQELAKKLKSWLEEKQAKFPEKDKRYNAQKAAVSLKNKEQGQMKSLEKSHANYLNKDYKGNPKQRSNGYLEPR, from the coding sequence ATGAAAAAACTGATTGTCTTATTTTTACTCATCAATTGTGCGGTGTACGCAAAACCGATGAACTTTGTGTTTATTCTTGCAGATGATTTGGGGATAAAAGATATTGGTGCTGAGGGGAGCATTTTTCATGAGACTCCTAACTTAGATGCTTTAGCAAAGAGCTCGGCGCGCTTTACGGATGGTTATTCCACTTGCCAAGTTTGCAGTCCTTCTAGAGCGAGTATCATGCTCGGTCAGTTTCCGGCGACACATGGCATTACTGAGTATATTGGAGCGCCTTCGGGCTTGCGTTGGAAACGCAATACAAAAGTTATGCCAGCGGAATATGTTCGAGCTTTACCTGCAGAAGATATGACGATTGCGGAAGCGATGAAAACTGCGGGCTATAAAACATTTTTCACGGGCAAATGGCATTTGGGCGGTGAGGGTTCCTATCCAGAAGATCACGGTTTCGACATTAATGTGGGTGGTTATGAAAGAGGTGGCCCTTACGGCAATGGTAAAGAAGCAGGTTTTTTCTCACCCTATGGCAATCCAAAAATGAAAGATGGGCCAGACGGGGAAAGTTTGAGTGTGCGTTTAGGCATGGAAACGGCGAAGTTTATTGAAGCGAATAAGGATGAGAAATTTTTTGCTTTCATGTCTTTTTATGCGGTTCACGCACCGATTCAAACGACGCGTTCATTATGGGAGAAGTACCGCGCGAAAGCCGAAAAAATGGGCTTGGTGGAAAACGATAAGCGTTTCATCTTTGATCGTACACAAGCGGTGCGCCAAGTCCAAGATAATCCGGTTTATGCAGGCATGATGGAGAGTATGGATGAAGGTGTGGGCGTGGTGCTTAAAAAATTAAAAGAATTAGGCTTAGATAAAAATACCGTAGTGATTTTCACTTCAGATAATGGTGGCGTTTCGTCAGGCGATGCCTACGCAACAGCTTGTTTACCTCTACGTGGTGGCAAGGGGCGTCAGTGGGAAGGGGGGATTCGTCAGCCTTTTTATATTCACGTTCCAGGAATTGCTGATGAGGAGAAGTTTATTGGAGTGCCAGCAACAGGCGCTGACTTTTACCCTACTATTCTCGACCTCGCGGGTTTAGAACTCAAGCCCGCGCAACATGTGGATGGCCTTAGTTTAAAGGCAGCGATGCAGGGCAAGGAAATGCCTAAGCGTGATTTGTTTTGGCATTACCCACATTACGGTAATCAGGGTGGTGAGCCTTCTTCCATTATTCGCTCAGGCCAGTGGAAGCTCATCCATTACTATGAAGATGGTCGCAAGGAACTCTACAAGATTTCTGATGATATTGGTGAGCAAAATGATTTGGCATCGAGTCATCCAGAGAAAGCTCAAGAGCTCGCTAAAAAATTAAAATCTTGGCTCGAAGAGAAGCAGGCAAAATTTCCAGAAAAAGACAAGCGTTATAATGCGCAAAAAGCTGCAGTAAGCCTCAAAAATAAAGAGCAAGGACAGATGAAAAGCTTAGAGAAGTCGCATGCGAATTACCTCAATAAAGATTATAAAGGTAATCCAAAACAGCGTTCGAATGGTTATTTAGAACCGCGTTAA